The following is a genomic window from Marinobacter sp. NP-4(2019).
GCGTCTTCAGCCGCCATAAAGGCATGTAACTGAATTGTAGGGATCTGTTCGATTGTGACCGGTGCCCTTCTCTTTTCACCGAATTCTGCTATTAATCTGTTGTCTGCGCTGTAGACCCTCAGCGGTGTCTGCAACTTGATATCAAGAAGTTGATCCACGGGAGGAAGCCCGGGGCGCAGATAGAGATAGAAGCCTGACGCTACGATTGTAGAAAGGCTGAGTCCGGTGATAAATAACCAGGCAAACAGGCGGGATGTACGCAACAAATGAGACATTTTTTTCTGACAACTGTTGGATATAGGTCTATCATTTGAGAAATTGCTTTAGGAAGGATGAGTCGCTTCACTGTCGCAATGTCTCTCAATTTAAGAAGAACTCGCATTGTAGACGGAAAACTGAAGAAATTCTCTTAAATAAAAAACACATAAGTTACGTAACCGGGTGCATGTAACCAGGTATAGGGTGAGCGCGTGTTCGGATTGTTTGGAAAAAAATCCAGTGCCGTCTTGGGTGTGGACATCAGCTCCAGTTCAGTCAAGCTGTTGGAACTCTCAAAGAACGGAGACCGATACAAGGTCGAAAGTTACGCAGTGGAGCCTTTGCCGGCTAACGCTGTTGTTGAAAAAAATATCACAGATGTGGAAGCGGTCGGCGAAGTCCTCAAGCGCGTCGCCTCCAAATCCCGCACCGGCGTGAAGCAGGTCGCTGTTGCTGTGTCGGGTTCTGCCGTCATAACCAAGGTTATTCAGATGGACGGCGGCCTTAATGAGTTTGAAATGGAAGACCAGATCGCGCTGGAGGCGGATCAGTATATTCCGTACCCTCTGGACGAAGTCGCTATCGATTTTGAGGTGCAGGGACCCTCCGAAACCAATCCTGATCAGGTCGATGTGCTCCTGGCGGCATGCCGTAAGGAAAACGTCGACATCCGTGAAGACGCGTTGGAGATTGCGTCACTCACCACCAAGGTTGTTGATGTCGAGGCCTACGCACTTGAGCGGGCCTACACCTTGATTGAGCCTCAATTGGACTCCCAGGGGGAGGAATTGGTTGTGGCCATCGTCGACATCGGCGCCACTATGACCACCCTGAGTGTTCTGGCTGACGGCAGGACGGTCTATACCCGTGAACAGATTTTCGGCGGCAAGCAGTTGACCGAGGAGATCCAGCGTCGCTATGGCTTGTCTGTGGAAGAGGCCGGGCTCGCCAAGAAACAGGGGGGATTACCGGATGACTACGAGTCCGAAGTGCTGACCCCCTTCCGGGAGGCCGTCGTGCAGCAAGTGGCCAGGGCACTCCAGTTCTTCTTTGGTGCAAGTCAGTACAATGCGGTGGATTACGTGATTCTGGCCGGTGGTACTGCGTCGATACAGGGCCTGACAGAAATGGTCGAAGAGAAAACGGGAACGCCGACTCTGGTTGCCAACCCATTTTCCGATATGTCCGTAGGCTCCAGGGTCAACGCGTCAGCGCTTGCGA
Proteins encoded in this region:
- a CDS encoding pilus assembly protein PilM gives rise to the protein MFGLFGKKSSAVLGVDISSSSVKLLELSKNGDRYKVESYAVEPLPANAVVEKNITDVEAVGEVLKRVASKSRTGVKQVAVAVSGSAVITKVIQMDGGLNEFEMEDQIALEADQYIPYPLDEVAIDFEVQGPSETNPDQVDVLLAACRKENVDIREDALEIASLTTKVVDVEAYALERAYTLIEPQLDSQGEELVVAIVDIGATMTTLSVLADGRTVYTREQIFGGKQLTEEIQRRYGLSVEEAGLAKKQGGLPDDYESEVLTPFREAVVQQVARALQFFFGASQYNAVDYVILAGGTASIQGLTEMVEEKTGTPTLVANPFSDMSVGSRVNASALASDAPSLMIACGLAMRSFD